ATCCAATAGATGGTATAAGGATCCTGTTTCCCACTTGGCCCCTCGACGATTTTGTAATTCCAACTCGACCAACAAGAATTCACCTTTGGCATATCACTCGCATCCGTATGGAGTGTCGCCGTATTGTGTTGGTAACGATAGAGTGGGAGTAACTCACTCTCCCATTTCGTCGGATTTCCTAACAATTTCGCAGAAATATGGCCATGAGTCGCAAGTAAAACTTTATCAAAGATTTCTCTTTTCCCTTCACCAAACGCAAGTTCCACCTTCCCACCAGCGGTCCGGTTCACTTGTTTTACCGGAGTGTTCAGACGAAAACGATCCTTAATAGGAGCGATGATTCGTTTGCTATATTCATGGGATCCCCCATCCACCGTATACCATTGGTGTTGGGTACTCAGTCCCAAAAATCCATGATTGTAAAAAAACCGAATGAGTGATTTGGCAGGAAATTCTAACATCAAATCAGGTGGAGTGGACCAAACTGCCGAACTCATGGGAATCAGATAAAAATTCAGGATGTCTTTCCCAAACCCAAAGGCCTCCATATACTGGCCCAAATTCCAAGTATCATATTTGGGATCTTCCAAAATCTTAGGAGCCGATTTGTTGAACCGGTCGATCTCTAGTAACATCTTCAAATACCGAGGCCGAAAGAGATTTTTTTTCTGCGCAAAAAGCCCGGTTAGGCCCGACCCACAAAACTCTAATTTGGTGGGATCATGTTGTACGCTAAAAGACATATCCGACTTTTTTGTCGGAACATCCAATGTTTGGAAAAGTCTAATTAAGTTTGGATAGGTGACATGATTGAATACAATAAACCCAGTATCAATCGGAATAGAAACTCCATCC
The sequence above is drawn from the Leptospira wolbachii serovar Codice str. CDC genome and encodes:
- a CDS encoding NAD(P)/FAD-dependent oxidoreductase, coding for MKERLAIVGTGIAGLGSAYFLKNDFDLTIFDSADYIGGHTNTVMVEEDGVSIPIDTGFIVFNHVTYPNLIRLFQTLDVPTKKSDMSFSVQHDPTKLEFCGSGLTGLFAQKKNLFRPRYLKMLLEIDRFNKSAPKILEDPKYDTWNLGQYMEAFGFGKDILNFYLIPMSSAVWSTPPDLMLEFPAKSLIRFFYNHGFLGLSTQHQWYTVDGGSHEYSKRIIAPIKDRFRLNTPVKQVNRTAGGKVELAFGEGKREIFDKVLLATHGHISAKLLGNPTKWESELLPLYRYQHNTATLHTDASDMPKVNSCWSSWNYKIVEGPSGKQDPYTIYWMNRLQNVSKKQNYFVTINDPDRVAKDKIIKKIDYEHPLFSVEASLGQSRLPELNETGPIYYAGAYFRYGFHEDGFLSAVNAARSILKRDPWT